TGCAGCTTGGTAAAGGATTGGTCCGAGATCATGTGCAATGGAAACTTCTCGACCTTCGCCAAGCCAAGCCACTCCGCCGGCTCTATCCATGTCGGGTGGCCGGGGCAGTCGTCGTAGCGGAAGGACGCAATCGTCTCACGGAAGATCTCAATGCGCCCGCTTCGTTTCCAGCGGATTTGCCACCGGATCCGCGCGGTAGCCCGCAAACATTACGTGTGATGACTCTCCCTTGAGCAGATCAAGCATTCCCAATTTCAGGAAAGACTCGAAGTCATGGAATTCGAGGCGCGGATGTTTATGGCGGAACTGCTCGTAGAGCTCGCGCTTTCATTGCACTTCGGACTTGCCCTCGGTGAACGCGAGCTTCGTGCCGAGCCGTTCAGATAGTGCGCAATACACTTCAAAGTCATTTCGTGCTTCGCCGACGGCATCAATCACCCTGCCCATCGCCACGGCGTGGCGTTCATGTGCCGAAAGGCCGATGTCCTCGCGTTCCAGAGTGGTCGTGATCGGAAACACGATGTCCGCGGTCTTCGTGGCAGGCGTCCAAAATTGCTCGTTGACGATAATCGCTTTTCGCGCTTCCGCCAGACGCGCAGCAGCCGGTTCAGGTCCTGATGATGGTGGAACGGATTCCCGCCTACCCAGTAGATGAGCTGGATGTCCGGCTATTTCAGCTTCCGACCGTTGTAGTCGAAGGTGCAGCAGCATGTCGGCGATACGAGCGACCGGAATGAAAGACTTGATGGGATTCGCGCCTTAGGGCCAACTGGGCCGCGAAACGCGTGGGCTCACGTTGCCAACCGAGTTCGCGGTGCCATGGCCGAAAGCGAACACCCGGCAGGCCCGATCTGCCCGAGCATCGATGCGACTGTGATCAGGCCCACGGCGGCTGCTCGCCATGGTGCGCACGTTGCAACGCCCATGGTGATGATCGAACGCGCGCGCGCGTAAGCCCGCGCGCTAGCCGACGGATGCGTTCCGCCGATACGGCCGTGATGCTCTCAGCCCACTCTGGCGTTTTCGCCACGCCGTCGCTCACGCCGAGCAGGTACAGGAGGAACCTGTCGAAACCGACGCAATACTTCGCCATAAAGACCTCGTCGTGAAGGCCCTCGGTGTAAAGCGTTTGCGCGATCGCGAGTAGCATCGCGGTGTCGGTATTCGGGCGGATCGGGATCCACTCGACCTCACCGCCGGTCTCGAGACTCGTGTTCTCTGGGCTTATGTTGATGAGTCGCGTGCCGGCGGCCCGCATTTTCTCCAGGCCCATTTTCACCATGTGCTTACCGACGAGACCCGGATTCAACGGCGAGCCGGCGAACGCGAGGTATAGCTTCGCAATCCTGCTCAAGCATGTTCCAGCTGGTTGGGGCGCCTTCAGCTTATCCATGTGGCCGACGATGTGCGGCATCACGGCTCTGGCCGCACCCAGGCTGTACGGATCGACTTGGCGCACATAACCGCACAAGCAATTCGGAAAACGATGGAAAGGGTCCGCGCTGCCCCCAGCCGTAGCTGCCGCCGAACACGGATTAGTTACCGTATTCGATGATGAGCTTCTTCGTTGCGACGGCAGCAAGGTCCAGCGCGTCGTCCCACCCCACTTCGACGGGTTCGCATGCGCGCTTCTCCGGCGCCTTTCTCCACCCACCGCAACGCACGTCCGGCCTCATCACGCGACTGCGCGCGCGGTGCTTCGAGCATCGCAAATCCGATGGGGGAGGGATCGGGATCTTCGCGTGCCCTTTCAGCGCAGGCCCGTTCGCCCCCCTGCTCTGCTTCGTAAATGCCCCATGCGTCGCCATGTAAACGGTCTTCCAATGTCCTCCGCCAGAAGTTAAGGCGACCGAAGCAGGCTAGTCGCGCGCCGACGAACAATCCATGAGGTTGCAGGCGGTCGACCTCGAATGCCCACTCCGTTAGAAAGCTCGTTACTTCTACATCTTAGAAATTAGATGGCGCGACGCCGTTTGCCCGACACGCAGCAACGATCGTATTGGCCATCAGCATGGCGACGGTAATCGGCCCAACGCCGCCCGGGACCGGCGTGATCGCACCAGCAACTTTTGCGCATTCTTTGAAAGCAACATCGCCGACGAGACGCGTTCTTCTATCGCCCATTCCTGGTGCAGAAATCCGGGTTAATACCGACATCGATCACGGTTGCTCCTGGTTTTATCCAATCCGCTTTGATTATCTCCGGACGGCTGACCGCAGCGACGAGAATATCGGCCTTGCGACACACTTCGGGGAGGCTCTTCGTGCGCGAATGCGTCATCGTCACTGTTGCATTCGCATTGAGCAGGAGCAGCGCCATCGGCTTGCCGAACAGGTTCGAACGGCCAATTACAACGGTATTCAAGCCCGACAGGTCATTGCCATGTGTGCGGCGTACAAAGACTATCGCGCGTGCCGGCGTGTAGGACACGAGGCCAGTTCCAGATCGCCCGTGGCAAGCTTACCAGCATTGACCACGTGAAGGCCATCCACATCCTTTTCGGACAGGATCAATTGAATGATTGGATTCGACTTCAACGGCTTTGGCAAAAGCAGCTGCATCAGAATGCCATGGATCGAGGGATCGTCATTCAATGACTGCACGAGGGAGATCAGTTCTTCCTGCGTAGTCTCAGCGGACAGTGTGCGCTCTATCGACGTAAAGCCGCATTCCCCGGCCATACGGCTCTGGCACCAACATAGGTGCGGCTTGCCGGATCATCGCCGACGATCACCACCGCCAGTCCCCGTCTTCACCCCCTTTTCCCGGTCCAGCGCGAGGGCCCGCCCCCTTCACCACTTCGATGACCGATGCCGCTGCTGTTTGCCGTCAATGATGTGAGCCATGCCCGTCATCCCACGCGCTCTGAGGCGAAGCTGCCTGGGCTCGCAGGAAAGACGACAGTGCGGCTGCCGTTGATGAAGATTCGGTGATGGATATGCGCGTGCACGGCGCGAGCCAGAACCTGACTTTCGACGTCGCGGCCGAGGGAGACGTAGTCCTCGGGGCTCTGAGCGTGCGTGATGCGAGCGGTGTCCTGCTCGATGATCGGGCCTTCGTCCAAATCTGCAGTGACATAGTGCGCCGTAGCACCGATCAGCTTCACACCACGCTTATAAGCCTGCCTATACGGATGAGCTCCCTTGAAGCTCGGCAGGAAGGAGTGATGGATATTGATGATCTGCCCTGACAGTCGCATGCAAAGCTGATCCGACAGAACCTGCATGTAGCGGGCAAGCACGATCAGATCAGTGCCAGTCTGCCCGACCACGTCCATCAGCTGGGCTTCGGCCTGCGGCTTATTTTCCTTCGTGACTCTTATGTGGTGGAAGGGGATATCAT
This genomic stretch from Bradyrhizobium sp. CCGB12 harbors:
- a CDS encoding molybdopterin-dependent oxidoreductase, with the translated sequence MLLHLRLQRSEAEIAGHPAHLLGRRESVPPSSGPEPAAARLAEARKAIIVNEQFWTPATKTADIVFPITTTLEREDIGLSAHERHAVAMGRVIDAVGEARNDFEVYCALSERLGTKLAFTEGKSEVQ
- a CDS encoding molybdopterin-dependent oxidoreductase — translated: MPHIVGHMDKLKAPQPAGTCLSRIAKLYLAFAGSPLNPGLVGKHMVKMGLEKMRAAGTRLINISPENTSLETGGEVEWIPIRPNTDTAMLLAIAQTLYTEGLHDEVFMAKYCVGFDRFLLYLLGVSDGVAKTPEWAESITAVSAERIRRLARGLTRARVRSSPWALQRAHHGEQPPWA
- the purU gene encoding formyltetrahydrofolate deformylase, whose amino-acid sequence is MNKFTLTVTCDSRRGIVAAISGYLAGQGCNIVDSSQFDDLDTGRFFMRVSFISEDRVDQAALIEGFKPIIAKFGMDAKIHDATKRMRILLMVSRFGHCLNDLLYRWKTGALPVDIVGVVSNHFDHQKVVLNHDIPFHHIRVTKENKPQAEAQLMDVVGQTGTDLIVLARYMQVLSDQLCMRLSGQIINIHHSFLPSFKGAHPYRQAYKRGVKLIGATAHYVTADLDEGPIIEQDTARITHAQSPEDYVSLGRDVESQVLARAVHAHIHHRIFINGSRTVVFPASPGSFASERVG